A genomic window from Sulfurimonas paralvinellae includes:
- the cbiB gene encoding adenosylcobinamide-phosphate synthase CbiB produces MILSNIYIALLAYLIDKIFGEFPFLKHPIIYIGDIITFFEEKFYKDSVKRGLLLVLFVLSVVSFFVFAIYFYLQLLAPALYIVLSAFLASMFLAHRMLFDAVSEILYATNKKELLSQLVSRDTQNLNESDIYKASIETYAENLNDGVIAPLFYLLLFGLPGIILYKTINTMDSMVGYRNERYEKFGKAAALLDDFVNFIPARITALLIMAVAKQKHLFSFYKNGSLHESPNAGHPITAMALVLGIKLGGNTAYFGVMKEKAFFGKGREEINANDLQTMLQFAKKIDKTIIGFLILLAIIAFILNKGYLS; encoded by the coding sequence ATGATACTCAGTAATATATACATAGCGCTTTTAGCCTATCTTATCGATAAAATTTTTGGAGAGTTTCCCTTTTTAAAACATCCCATCATCTACATTGGGGATATCATCACCTTTTTTGAAGAGAAGTTTTACAAAGACTCTGTAAAAAGAGGTTTGCTGCTTGTTTTGTTTGTTTTGAGTGTTGTTAGCTTTTTTGTTTTTGCCATTTATTTCTATCTGCAGCTTTTAGCACCTGCTCTTTACATCGTACTCAGCGCTTTTCTTGCCTCAATGTTCTTAGCACACAGAATGCTCTTCGATGCAGTTTCTGAGATACTTTATGCCACGAACAAAAAAGAGTTACTCTCACAGTTAGTCTCACGTGACACCCAAAACCTAAATGAAAGTGACATATACAAAGCTTCCATAGAGACCTATGCCGAAAATCTCAACGACGGCGTCATCGCTCCACTATTTTACCTGCTGCTCTTTGGACTACCGGGCATCATTTTGTATAAGACCATCAATACGATGGACTCCATGGTCGGCTACAGAAACGAAAGGTATGAAAAGTTTGGCAAAGCTGCCGCGCTACTTGATGACTTTGTCAATTTCATTCCTGCCCGCATAACTGCCCTGCTGATTATGGCAGTTGCAAAGCAAAAACATCTCTTCTCTTTTTACAAAAACGGCTCACTCCATGAGAGTCCAAATGCAGGACATCCAATTACAGCGATGGCTTTGGTACTTGGCATCAAGCTCGGCGGTAACACTGCTTACTTTGGCGTTATGAAAGAAAAAGCTTTTTTTGGCAAGGGGAGAGAAGAGATTAATGCGAACGACCTGCAGACCATGTTGCAGTTTGCCAAAAAAATCGACAAGACAATTATAGGATTTTTAATTCTTCTTGCTATTATTGCATTTATATTAAACAAAGGTTACCTGTCATGA
- a CDS encoding cobyric acid synthase has protein sequence MHSLSIFGTSSDAGKSTLSFAITYLLHKQGIKVAPFKAQNVSNNSVVTDIDTGEIAIPQAFAAEVIGLKTTPLFNPILLKSGAKNKAHLIINGKNVKDTDVHTYYKNISKLQPVVKKAFEELLHEYECIVAEGAGSPVELNLMDKDLSNIYVAKEFKTKIVLVADIERGGVFASIYGVYNLLPKELRKNLIGVIVNKFRGDRSLFDEGVKIIEKDFGIKVLGVVPYLPFNLGFEDAASLMNYQQNTHDAIIKIAVIKLPHISNFTDFEPLVADREIALDFINTINKAKNYDLLILPGSKRVFDDLHWLREQGFEQVLQNKEQRVVAVCGGYEMMFENLIDENGVESDIKMMQGFGRIKGDVTFQANKVLTKGCYNLFGTMCNGYEIHNGTTKKRAKKAKNFYGTFVHGLFESDALRQKIFRKIDPDYRGYDFQAYKAKAINDFAKHIEKHIDLHYIQEKLDDTQ, from the coding sequence GTGCATTCGCTTAGCATCTTTGGAACAAGCAGCGATGCCGGAAAATCGACACTCAGCTTTGCCATTACCTATCTGCTGCATAAACAGGGCATTAAAGTAGCTCCTTTTAAAGCACAGAACGTCTCAAACAATTCCGTCGTAACCGACATTGACACAGGTGAGATCGCTATTCCCCAAGCCTTTGCGGCCGAAGTGATTGGATTAAAGACTACACCTCTTTTCAATCCCATCCTTTTAAAGTCCGGAGCAAAGAACAAAGCCCATCTCATCATCAACGGCAAAAATGTAAAAGATACCGATGTCCATACATACTATAAAAATATCAGCAAGCTCCAACCTGTTGTCAAAAAAGCCTTTGAAGAGCTTCTGCATGAGTATGAATGTATCGTAGCCGAAGGAGCGGGAAGTCCTGTAGAGCTAAACCTCATGGATAAAGACCTCTCCAATATCTATGTTGCCAAAGAATTTAAAACAAAGATCGTCCTCGTAGCGGACATTGAACGCGGCGGTGTCTTTGCATCCATCTACGGCGTTTACAATCTTCTTCCAAAAGAGCTGCGAAAAAATCTCATCGGCGTCATTGTAAACAAATTTCGAGGCGATCGAAGCCTTTTTGATGAAGGTGTGAAGATAATCGAAAAAGATTTCGGCATCAAGGTTTTAGGTGTTGTTCCCTATCTGCCTTTTAATCTCGGCTTTGAAGATGCCGCTTCACTAATGAACTATCAACAGAATACGCATGATGCCATCATCAAAATCGCTGTAATAAAACTGCCGCATATCTCAAACTTTACCGACTTTGAGCCGCTTGTTGCAGACAGAGAGATAGCACTTGACTTCATCAACACCATCAATAAAGCTAAGAACTACGACCTGCTCATACTTCCGGGAAGCAAGCGTGTGTTTGACGATCTTCATTGGCTGCGTGAGCAAGGTTTTGAGCAGGTACTGCAAAACAAAGAACAAAGAGTAGTTGCTGTTTGCGGCGGTTATGAGATGATGTTTGAAAATTTGATCGATGAGAACGGTGTTGAATCAGATATAAAAATGATGCAGGGCTTTGGAAGGATTAAAGGCGATGTAACCTTTCAAGCTAACAAAGTGCTAACAAAAGGGTGCTACAATCTCTTTGGAACTATGTGCAACGGCTATGAGATCCATAACGGTACTACGAAAAAAAGAGCCAAAAAAGCAAAGAACTTCTACGGCACTTTCGTGCATGGTCTTTTTGAGAGTGATGCCCTGCGTCAGAAGATATTTCGTAAGATTGATCCAGACTACAGAGGTTATGATTTTCAAGCCTATAAAGCCAAGGCCATTAATGATTTTGCCAAACATATTGAAAAACACATAGATTTACATTATATACAAGAGAAACTGGATGATACTCAGTAA
- a CDS encoding DUF481 domain-containing protein, which yields MKKILLSAAVITTATLALAEDVKVTPLTTHTEFGYIETNGNTKTKTFNLDAKAEKKWGKHEGKAHFDGQYAEDSGTETKNKYILELNYNYAFTDRFAFDYLVGYKVDKFSSYDYQFYTGPGAEYKAIVTEQHKLTLSGNILYSQDQGADIRYADAAKTVVIDYPNADNLPVAAIDYGKKDDYAAYRFKGVYDYQITKTLKFGQELSIRGQIDDIQNYFGYSKTSLSSKISDIFSAGISYKADYVNQPASDKEHTDTTLTLNLIMDY from the coding sequence ATGAAAAAAATTTTACTCTCTGCAGCAGTCATAACAACTGCTACATTGGCACTTGCCGAAGATGTAAAAGTAACGCCACTGACAACACATACAGAGTTTGGTTACATAGAAACAAATGGTAATACAAAAACAAAAACCTTCAACCTCGATGCAAAAGCAGAAAAAAAATGGGGCAAACATGAGGGCAAAGCACATTTTGACGGTCAGTATGCAGAAGACAGCGGTACAGAGACGAAAAACAAGTACATCCTTGAACTCAACTACAACTACGCATTTACAGACAGATTTGCATTTGACTATCTTGTCGGTTATAAAGTAGACAAGTTCTCAAGTTATGATTATCAGTTCTATACCGGTCCCGGTGCAGAGTACAAAGCTATTGTAACCGAGCAGCACAAACTCACTCTTAGCGGAAATATCCTCTATTCACAAGACCAAGGAGCTGATATCAGGTACGCCGATGCAGCAAAAACAGTTGTCATTGACTATCCAAATGCTGACAATCTTCCTGTAGCGGCAATAGATTATGGTAAAAAAGATGACTATGCTGCTTACAGATTCAAAGGTGTTTATGACTATCAAATTACAAAAACGCTCAAGTTTGGTCAGGAACTTTCTATCAGAGGACAGATCGATGATATACAAAACTACTTTGGTTATTCAAAAACATCTCTGAGCTCTAAGATCTCTGATATATTCTCAGCAGGTATCAGCTATAAAGCCGACTATGTAAACCAGCCTGCATCTGATAAAGAGCATACAGATACGACACTTACGCTCAATCTCATTATGGATTACTAA
- a CDS encoding methyl-accepting chemotaxis protein, with the protein MLASVKSKVILSIVTLSIVGLISISYYLSATLHELSNTTAKKSLKMLSESIFQTMTTSMMMGDPEVVQSAFENARKIEGIEHLDIAKSKAVIEVYAPEEKFTSDTLIRDVLNNKTTKILEENKNGHHTIRMIKPMVAEKRCLQCHYNATAGNVLGAVDLVISLDKNDAEISETNMTLIISLIIAGILFAIVALIFFAREIFTPLATLKAKIADLISGDKDLTKRLEYKNGNEFGDAAKEVNNFIAMIQGTVNDVKHLGDQNKAIASEIATASHIIRKGTQQEQGIVDKTVTKSENIQEILNLTIEAAAETQKKIQVSEEELLSAKDSLSALSREVVNVVDSEAQLVEELATLKTDADQVKDVLNIIREIAEQTNLLALNAAIEAARAGEHGRGFAVVADEVRKLAERTQKSLGEIDISVSTIVQSINDISEKMTDNAKNIEALSDISEDVNDKINTTTQAMESSTAVAEKSAQDSMKMSQSIQEIIKYISDIEALSTANKTSVLSIENDLERLVAVASSLQSTIDEFKS; encoded by the coding sequence ATGCTTGCATCGGTAAAATCAAAAGTTATTCTCTCCATTGTCACACTCAGTATTGTCGGACTTATCTCCATTAGTTACTATCTCTCTGCAACACTGCATGAACTCTCCAATACAACAGCGAAGAAATCACTCAAAATGTTAAGCGAGTCCATCTTTCAAACAATGACGACAAGCATGATGATGGGAGATCCTGAAGTTGTTCAGAGCGCTTTTGAGAATGCCAGAAAGATTGAGGGTATTGAGCATCTTGATATCGCCAAATCAAAAGCGGTTATTGAAGTGTACGCTCCTGAAGAAAAATTCACATCCGATACACTGATTCGTGATGTCCTTAACAATAAAACGACAAAAATTCTTGAAGAAAACAAAAACGGACACCATACTATTCGCATGATAAAACCGATGGTAGCAGAAAAAAGATGTCTGCAGTGTCACTACAATGCCACTGCAGGTAATGTCCTTGGAGCAGTTGACCTTGTAATTTCTCTAGATAAAAATGACGCTGAAATCAGCGAGACCAATATGACACTGATTATCTCGCTTATCATTGCCGGTATACTTTTTGCCATAGTTGCTCTTATCTTCTTTGCCCGTGAGATCTTTACACCGCTGGCAACACTCAAAGCCAAGATAGCTGATCTTATCAGTGGAGACAAAGACCTTACAAAAAGACTTGAGTACAAAAATGGCAATGAGTTTGGCGATGCCGCCAAGGAGGTCAACAACTTTATAGCGATGATTCAGGGAACCGTGAACGATGTCAAACATCTAGGAGATCAGAATAAAGCAATAGCCAGTGAAATAGCAACGGCTTCGCATATTATTCGTAAAGGCACACAGCAAGAGCAGGGTATCGTTGACAAGACCGTTACAAAAAGTGAAAATATTCAAGAGATTTTAAATTTGACTATCGAAGCAGCTGCAGAGACTCAGAAAAAGATACAGGTATCCGAAGAAGAACTTCTCAGCGCAAAAGACTCTCTCAGTGCTTTAAGCCGGGAAGTTGTCAATGTTGTTGATTCAGAAGCACAACTTGTTGAAGAACTTGCCACCTTAAAAACCGATGCAGACCAAGTAAAAGATGTACTTAATATCATTCGTGAGATTGCGGAGCAGACCAATCTTCTTGCTCTCAATGCCGCCATCGAAGCAGCACGTGCCGGTGAGCATGGACGCGGTTTTGCCGTTGTTGCCGATGAGGTAAGAAAACTTGCAGAACGCACGCAAAAAAGCCTTGGAGAGATTGATATCTCTGTCAGTACAATCGTTCAGTCCATCAATGACATCAGTGAAAAGATGACAGATAATGCCAAAAATATCGAAGCACTTTCAGATATATCGGAAGATGTGAATGACAAAATCAATACCACCACTCAAGCGATGGAAAGTTCAACGGCAGTAGCGGAAAAATCTGCACAGGACAGCATGAAAATGAGTCAAAGCATTCAAGAGATCATCAAATACATCTCTGATATAGAAGCACTTTCAACAGCCAACAAAACAAGTGTTCTGAGCATTGAAAATGACTTGGAGAGATTGGTAGCGGTGGCTTCTTCACTCCAATCCACAATAGACGAATTTAAAAGCTAA
- a CDS encoding DUF309 domain-containing protein has translation MTQIKIDEFAKCLREERFYDAHEALEALWFPRRSEKSAEVMLIKGLINAAVSFELIKRGRIPQSKKVWQNYLKYRQFLFKIDSPYLNDYYQLSRDVELLAQKLN, from the coding sequence ATGACACAAATAAAGATTGATGAATTTGCCAAATGCCTCCGTGAGGAGCGTTTTTACGACGCACATGAGGCATTAGAAGCACTCTGGTTTCCACGCCGCAGCGAAAAGAGTGCCGAGGTCATGCTAATCAAGGGGCTTATCAACGCAGCTGTTAGTTTTGAACTTATAAAACGAGGCAGAATCCCTCAGAGTAAAAAAGTATGGCAAAACTATCTCAAATACCGCCAATTTCTTTTCAAAATTGACTCCCCGTATCTCAACGACTACTATCAGCTTTCACGAGATGTAGAACTTTTAGCACAAAAACTCAACTAG
- a CDS encoding SUV3 C-terminal domain-containing protein: protein MAKKNKKNSKINQRIRKYFDDDPFDVGIERVESKTLSELFAALGIYDIEHNKKLMIKTLRMIWSEAESTMRQDILHFFEADGRVYKSEKPKDEPHFNREEKIDAIIAELDVNDEEALRLREAFATVRAKKITIEKMESKLRHIHFELKKEKLERELEGIFDIDDSFEFNASLKYSLYDQSFHKILTLHTKPYSYELIEESDFDALAAKISEDKMQAVAAKQKSIDAFLASLKYPHAYLTTKEIIDSLRASPPKTTLAYPLISAKVLKKIVREKIEAKEIEVHSQELLIVVDEVLQLPYSSKELTYNLELSIELDGVLEEIWESKRFNFDAVRADVKKEYEESFLDALEALVEECRGYAELLHFSEEELHERIYAFLLDFMPRSLHLTQKIHRKVARRFLQSIQGELIKKQRQELLARTIRDFKNLFPIARGMRRKLTLHIGPTNSGKTYTAMKQLEEADTGYYLAPLRLLALEGYETLRSKGIDASLITGEEQILDEEATHISSTIEMMNYDVDVDVCVIDEVQMIDDRDRGWAWANAIIGAPAKEVIMTGSPNVKEAVIALADYLGEELEIIEFERKNPLELLEHPTDFKNIEAATAVIAFSRKDVLKLKQRLSADFNVSVVYGNLSPEVRREEARRFREGETEILVATDAIAMGMNLPIKTILFSKAEKFDGITQRNLFPSEILQIAGRAGRYGLHENGYVGALNKEALSILKKNFSKEPKKIGTPFKVMASLDHIKLVSSILEENSLEEILRFFIKNMEFNGPFYAASLDDMLEASRIVDSYDLDIATKYHLACAPLTLKSSYIIEAYESYIHALEKQEPVYYHPPKLQGVYAQTSDELLRAEDMVKEISLYLWLSYRFEDYFVDAEKARQYRGVLNRYIENTLQQTQLVQSCKLCSAPLPYNSKYAICQSCFKKHYTHRGRGQRRSPR from the coding sequence ATGGCAAAAAAGAATAAAAAAAACAGTAAGATTAACCAAAGAATACGAAAATATTTTGATGACGACCCCTTTGATGTGGGTATAGAGAGAGTCGAGAGCAAGACACTGAGTGAACTCTTTGCAGCCCTTGGCATCTACGATATAGAACATAATAAAAAACTGATGATAAAGACCCTTCGAATGATATGGTCAGAGGCTGAGAGTACTATGCGGCAGGATATTTTGCACTTCTTTGAAGCTGACGGCAGAGTCTATAAATCAGAAAAACCAAAAGACGAACCTCATTTCAATCGGGAAGAAAAGATCGATGCGATCATCGCAGAACTGGATGTAAACGACGAAGAAGCACTCCGTCTGCGTGAGGCATTTGCAACGGTACGTGCCAAAAAGATCACAATAGAGAAGATGGAATCAAAGCTGCGACATATCCATTTCGAGTTAAAAAAAGAGAAGTTGGAGCGTGAGCTTGAAGGTATCTTTGATATTGATGACAGTTTTGAGTTCAATGCTTCGCTGAAATACTCTCTGTATGATCAAAGTTTTCATAAAATCCTTACACTGCATACGAAGCCTTATTCGTATGAACTTATCGAAGAGAGTGATTTTGACGCATTAGCGGCTAAGATAAGTGAAGATAAGATGCAGGCAGTTGCAGCAAAACAAAAGAGTATTGATGCATTTCTCGCTTCACTGAAATATCCTCACGCTTATTTGACAACAAAGGAGATAATAGATTCTTTACGGGCTTCACCGCCAAAGACGACATTGGCATATCCGCTTATCAGTGCGAAGGTCTTAAAGAAGATAGTGCGTGAGAAGATAGAAGCAAAAGAGATAGAAGTGCATTCTCAGGAGCTTTTGATCGTTGTCGACGAAGTGCTGCAGCTGCCTTATTCATCAAAAGAGTTGACTTATAATCTGGAGCTCTCGATTGAGCTTGACGGCGTGCTTGAAGAGATATGGGAATCGAAGCGTTTTAATTTCGATGCAGTTCGTGCAGATGTTAAAAAAGAGTATGAAGAGAGCTTTTTAGATGCTTTGGAAGCCTTGGTAGAGGAGTGCAGAGGGTATGCAGAGCTTTTACACTTCAGCGAAGAGGAACTGCATGAGCGCATCTATGCTTTTTTACTGGATTTTATGCCGCGATCACTGCATCTCACGCAGAAGATCCATCGAAAAGTGGCACGAAGATTCCTTCAGTCCATACAGGGTGAACTCATCAAGAAACAGCGACAGGAGCTTTTGGCACGTACGATCCGTGATTTTAAGAACCTTTTTCCTATCGCACGAGGTATGCGACGAAAACTTACGCTTCACATAGGACCGACCAACAGCGGTAAAACATATACAGCCATGAAGCAATTGGAAGAAGCCGATACGGGCTACTATTTGGCACCTTTGCGACTTTTGGCGCTGGAGGGTTATGAAACGCTGCGGTCAAAAGGCATCGATGCTTCACTCATTACAGGAGAGGAGCAGATACTCGATGAAGAAGCGACACATATCAGCTCGACGATAGAGATGATGAACTATGATGTCGATGTCGATGTCTGTGTCATTGATGAGGTGCAGATGATAGATGACCGTGACCGTGGTTGGGCGTGGGCAAATGCGATCATCGGCGCACCTGCCAAGGAAGTGATAATGACAGGTTCGCCCAATGTAAAAGAGGCTGTCATTGCACTTGCGGATTATCTTGGAGAAGAGTTGGAGATCATAGAGTTTGAGAGAAAGAATCCGCTGGAGCTTTTAGAGCATCCGACAGATTTTAAAAACATCGAAGCAGCGACGGCGGTTATCGCTTTTAGTAGAAAAGATGTCCTCAAACTCAAACAGCGACTCTCGGCAGACTTTAACGTGAGTGTTGTTTACGGCAATCTCTCCCCGGAGGTCAGACGGGAAGAGGCGCGTCGCTTTCGTGAGGGTGAGACAGAGATCCTTGTCGCTACCGATGCCATAGCGATGGGTATGAACCTGCCTATTAAAACCATACTTTTCTCAAAAGCGGAAAAGTTCGACGGCATCACGCAGCGCAATCTCTTTCCTTCGGAAATTTTACAAATTGCCGGAAGAGCAGGGCGTTACGGCCTGCATGAAAATGGGTACGTGGGCGCTTTGAACAAAGAAGCCCTGAGTATTTTAAAGAAAAACTTCTCAAAAGAGCCCAAAAAGATAGGGACACCGTTTAAAGTCATGGCTTCGCTCGATCACATTAAGCTGGTAAGCTCCATCCTAGAAGAGAACTCCTTAGAGGAGATCTTACGCTTTTTCATTAAAAATATGGAGTTCAACGGTCCTTTTTATGCGGCAAGTCTGGATGATATGCTCGAAGCCTCACGCATAGTGGATTCGTATGATCTGGATATCGCGACGAAGTATCATCTTGCCTGTGCACCGCTTACACTGAAGTCTTCCTACATTATCGAAGCCTATGAGAGTTATATCCATGCATTGGAAAAACAAGAGCCGGTTTACTATCATCCGCCGAAATTGCAAGGGGTTTATGCGCAGACATCTGATGAACTGCTGCGGGCTGAAGATATGGTAAAGGAGATATCGCTCTATCTATGGCTTTCATACAGATTTGAAGACTATTTTGTAGATGCCGAGAAAGCAAGGCAGTATCGTGGAGTGCTTAACAGATACATAGAGAATACTTTGCAACAGACCCAGCTTGTTCAATCTTGCAAGCTCTGCTCAGCTCCGCTGCCGTACAACTCAAAGTATGCGATCTGCCAGTCATGTTTTAAGAAGCATTATACACATAGAGGCAGAGGACAAAGGCGTTCTCCCCGTTAA
- a CDS encoding MFS transporter: MFFLLGLFYYFYFSIVGIYIIFLPKVLSGVGYSASEIGIIFAAAPLIRFILPFLFIKGLQLNAAIFKVSLVFTVVSALSFYLSLEHFYLLLLSNVALGVGLALILPYVELIALDTIGKEHYGKVRLFGSLGFIIVALLLVRFLSSAYVALDFLFAMTFVMTMAGYLVQRESTNDIKNSEKYHNDISLLKDWQLWFGLLLMQMSFGSFYNFFTIYETDRGISLDMTVYLWSFGVIVEVAMLFFQGRLLRGTLLTVLQVTIFATVIRWFLLFAYPTTLEVLFFAQSLHALSFALFHSAAISYLFSHYKHKSLAQQFFSGITYGLGGLGGALLAGFIYEYYPDYLFLSSSFIALGALLMVSLYKRGQVSLA, from the coding sequence ATGTTTTTTTTACTTGGTCTCTTTTATTATTTTTATTTTTCCATTGTCGGCATCTATATTATCTTTTTACCGAAGGTCTTGAGCGGTGTGGGTTACAGTGCGAGTGAGATAGGTATTATTTTCGCTGCCGCTCCACTCATTCGTTTTATTTTACCCTTTTTGTTCATTAAAGGACTGCAGCTAAACGCAGCTATTTTCAAGGTCTCTCTTGTTTTTACTGTAGTCAGTGCTTTGTCATTTTATCTCTCATTGGAGCATTTTTACCTCTTGCTCTTGTCCAATGTTGCTCTTGGTGTAGGTTTGGCACTTATACTGCCTTATGTCGAGTTGATTGCATTAGATACTATCGGTAAAGAGCATTATGGCAAGGTTAGACTCTTTGGCTCGCTTGGCTTTATCATTGTGGCTTTGTTGCTTGTGAGATTTTTATCTTCGGCATATGTCGCTCTTGATTTTCTCTTTGCCATGACGTTCGTTATGACGATGGCCGGCTATTTGGTACAAAGAGAGAGCACGAACGATATAAAAAATTCCGAGAAATATCACAACGATATCTCTTTACTCAAAGATTGGCAGTTATGGTTTGGGCTCTTGTTGATGCAGATGAGCTTTGGCTCTTTTTACAACTTTTTTACCATATATGAGACAGACAGAGGCATCTCTTTGGATATGACCGTTTATCTTTGGAGTTTTGGTGTTATCGTTGAGGTGGCGATGCTCTTTTTTCAGGGACGCTTGCTTCGCGGCACTCTTTTAACTGTACTGCAAGTGACCATCTTTGCAACAGTAATTCGATGGTTTTTACTCTTTGCCTATCCGACGACACTTGAAGTGCTCTTTTTTGCACAGTCGCTGCATGCGCTCTCTTTTGCGCTCTTTCACTCTGCGGCGATAAGTTATCTTTTTTCTCACTACAAACACAAAAGTCTTGCACAGCAGTTCTTCTCAGGCATCACCTACGGTCTTGGCGGTCTGGGCGGTGCTTTATTGGCGGGGTTCATTTATGAGTACTATCCCGATTATCTGTTTCTGAGTTCGTCGTTTATTGCTTTGGGGGCACTACTAATGGTAAGTCTATATAAAAGAGGGCAAGTCTCACTTGCGTGA
- a CDS encoding nicotinate-nucleotide--dimethylbenzimidazole phosphoribosyltransferase, with amino-acid sequence MNTFNIFTNKADTLPDGKADFVLAASVTKTCEIEGITQAGIPGMIPLTPTLDAEFISTEKVFSLGELAETPTGVPTPALITRASHNLTPFSTIGIFDLGLEKQPQNSIVHNFNIEPSQSIAQGAGIDAEAVFEKGRKTGREYELKGNYLILGESTPAGTTTATASALALGFDVADDFSSSFLNAPKSIKQKTIDKALSLINDDMSNFEKLGYVSDNMLIFCAGFLLEASRRFHVVLAGGTQMAACLLIADKLREDVLMRINHNNITLATTQWVAKDKNADIANILQKLSYTPHAIYTVFSFAESEIPILHKYDDGEAKEGVGAGAALAYAVKNEHTNTQLLEQVELLLYSI; translated from the coding sequence ATGAATACATTCAACATCTTTACAAATAAAGCAGACACTTTGCCAGATGGAAAAGCGGACTTTGTTTTAGCCGCAAGCGTTACAAAAACCTGTGAAATAGAGGGCATCACGCAAGCCGGTATTCCGGGAATGATTCCCCTCACGCCGACACTCGATGCAGAATTTATCTCCACCGAAAAGGTCTTTTCACTCGGTGAACTTGCCGAAACACCTACCGGCGTTCCTACTCCGGCACTCATCACCCGTGCAAGCCATAACCTCACACCATTTTCCACTATTGGGATCTTCGACCTTGGTCTTGAAAAACAGCCGCAGAATTCTATTGTGCATAACTTTAATATCGAACCCTCACAAAGCATTGCACAGGGTGCCGGCATCGATGCAGAAGCAGTTTTTGAAAAAGGGCGAAAAACCGGGCGAGAGTATGAGCTAAAAGGCAACTATCTCATCCTTGGTGAGAGTACACCTGCTGGTACGACAACTGCAACAGCATCCGCTTTGGCACTCGGATTTGATGTAGCCGATGATTTTTCTTCAAGCTTTTTAAATGCCCCAAAGAGCATCAAACAAAAGACTATCGACAAAGCACTTTCGCTCATAAACGACGATATGAGCAACTTTGAAAAACTCGGATATGTCAGCGATAACATGCTTATATTTTGTGCCGGTTTCTTACTTGAAGCAAGCCGCCGTTTTCATGTCGTACTCGCCGGTGGAACACAGATGGCCGCCTGTCTGCTTATTGCAGACAAACTGCGTGAGGATGTTTTAATGCGCATCAACCACAACAACATTACCTTGGCAACAACCCAGTGGGTGGCCAAGGATAAAAATGCAGATATAGCAAATATACTGCAAAAGCTCAGCTATACGCCGCATGCCATCTATACAGTATTTTCATTCGCCGAGTCGGAAATTCCTATCTTACACAAATATGATGACGGTGAAGCAAAAGAAGGTGTCGGTGCAGGAGCTGCACTTGCATATGCTGTGAAAAATGAACATACCAATACACAGCTTTTAGAACAGGTCGAACTACTCTTGTATAGTATATAA
- a CDS encoding mechanosensitive ion channel family protein, whose product MDIDIVKYKELALMYASEYGLKIIAALIIFVVGKWAATKLTALIKTMMTKAAIDKTLVEFSESIIYFTLLLMVIIAALNQLGVNTTSFVAVFGAATLAIGLALQGSFSNIGAAVLIILFRPFKVGDVIEAAGITGEVTDINLFSTIITPIDKRMVIVPNSSIIGGNITNFSNRDTRRVDHVFGIGYDDDLKLAKETLTEIVNADKRILQDPAPFVAVTELADSSVNFVVRAWTSTDDYWDVYFDMLETVKLTFDAKGISIPYPQMDVHTDKEN is encoded by the coding sequence ATGGACATAGATATTGTAAAATATAAAGAGCTGGCGCTTATGTACGCCAGTGAATATGGTCTGAAGATCATCGCCGCGCTTATCATCTTTGTCGTTGGTAAGTGGGCAGCGACAAAACTTACTGCATTGATAAAAACAATGATGACAAAAGCAGCAATTGATAAAACTTTAGTTGAGTTTAGCGAAAGTATCATCTACTTTACTCTGCTTCTTATGGTTATTATCGCCGCATTAAATCAGCTTGGCGTCAATACAACTTCATTTGTAGCGGTATTTGGTGCTGCTACTTTGGCTATTGGTCTGGCACTGCAAGGCTCTTTTTCAAACATCGGGGCAGCGGTACTTATCATTTTGTTCCGTCCTTTTAAAGTTGGTGATGTCATCGAGGCTGCAGGTATAACGGGAGAAGTGACCGATATCAATCTCTTCTCAACTATTATCACCCCTATTGACAAACGTATGGTCATCGTACCGAACTCCTCCATCATCGGCGGAAACATCACGAACTTCTCAAACAGAGATACAAGAAGAGTCGATCATGTCTTTGGTATCGGTTACGATGATGATCTCAAACTTGCAAAAGAGACGCTGACGGAAATAGTCAATGCTGACAAGCGGATTTTACAAGATCCTGCACCATTCGTTGCTGTGACAGAACTGGCAGACTCAAGTGTAAACTTCGTTGTACGTGCTTGGACAAGTACAGATGATTACTGGGATGTTTACTTCGATATGCTTGAGACCGTGAAACTCACTTTTGATGCAAAAGGGATCTCCATTCCGTATCCACAGATGGATGTGCACACGGACAAAGAAAACTAA